Proteins from a genomic interval of Gossypium hirsutum isolate 1008001.06 chromosome A09, Gossypium_hirsutum_v2.1, whole genome shotgun sequence:
- the LOC107889430 gene encoding H/ACA ribonucleoprotein complex subunit 4, which produces MSEVELSRSEKKKHKKKPAADAEAKESDQDFMIKPQTTTPSIDTSQWPILLKNYDRLNVRTGHYTPLPSGFSPLKRPLAEYIRYGILNLDKPSNPSSHEVVAWIKRILRVEKTGHSGTLDPKVTGNLIVCIDRATRLVKSQQGAGKEYVCVARLHSKVPDVAKVARALESLTGAVFQRPPLISAVKRQLRIRTIYESKLLEYDVDRHLVVFWISCEAGTYVRTMCVHLGLILGVGGHMQELRRVRSGILGEKDNMVTMHDVMDAQWVYDNYRDETYLRRVIMPLEVLLTSYKRLVVKDSAVNAICYGAKLMIPGLLRFENDIEVGEEVVLMTTKGEAIALGIAEMTTAVMATCDHGVVAKIKRVVMDRDTYPRKWGLGPTASMKKKLIAEGKLDKHGKPNDSTPKEWLRNVALPTGGDSMVASLAASAEPAVVEKEKEDGEGRKRKLDDSSDSPAPVVAKKAKVEEGEAEVEKKEKKKKKHKKSEEDADAETEEKVGKEKKKKNKDKVEASSPDTEKSEKKKKKKSKESEETPVAVNGAGDDKSEKKKKKKKSKDAVEP; this is translated from the coding sequence ATGTCTGAGGTTGAGCTCTCTCGCTCAGAAAAGAAAAAGCACAAGAAAAAACCCGCGGCTGATGCTGAAGCCAAAGAGTCCGACCAAGATTTCATGATCAAACCCCAGACCACCACTCCTTCCATCGACACTTCCCAGTGGCCTATCCTTCTCAAAAACTACGACCGCCTCAACGTTCGAACTGGCCACTACACTCCTCTTCCCTCCGGTTTCTCTCCCCTCAAGCGTCCCCTTGCTGAGTACATCAGGTACGGTATTTTGAACCTTGATAAACCTTCTAACCCTTCCTCTCATGAAGTGGTTGCTTGGATTAAGCGTATTTTGCGGGTCGAAAAGACTGGCCATAGTGGAACTTTGGACCCCAAAGTCACTGGGAATCTTATTGTATGTATCGATAGAGCCACTCGGCTTGTTAAATCCCAGCAGGGTGCAGGCAAAGAGTATGTCTGTGTTGCTCGCTTGCATTCCAAAGTGCCCGACGTGGCAAAGGTTGCTAGGGCTCTTGAAAGTTTGACTGGAGCTGTTTTTCAGAGGCCGCCCTTGATTTCGGCCGTTAAAAGACAGCTTAGGATTCGAACTATTTACGAAAGTAAGCTTCTTGAGTATGATGTGGATAGGCATTTGGTTGTTTTCTGGATTTCTTGCGAGGCGGGTACTTATGTTAGGACTATGTGTGTTCATTTGGGATTAATTCTTGGGGTTGGTGGGCATATGCAGGAACTTAGGAGGGTTAGGTCTGGGATTTTAGGCGAGAAAGATAATATGGTGACCATGCATGATGTTATGGATGCTCAATGGGTTTATGATAATTATAGAGATGAGACTTATTTGAGGAGGGTGATTATGCCTCTTGAAGTCCTTTTGACTAGTTATAAGAGGCTGGTTGTGAAGGACTCTGCTGTTAATGCTATTTGTTACGGGGCGAAGTTGATGATTCCTGGATTACTGAGGTTTGAGAATGACATTGAAGTTGGGGAGGAAGTTGTGTTAATGACGACGAAAGGAGAGGCAATTGCTCTGGGAATTGCTGAAATGACCACTGCGGTTATGGCTACTTGTGATCACGGTGTGGTGGCAAAGATTAAGAGGGTAGTTATGGACAGGGATACTTATCCGAGGAAGTGGGGCTTGGGGCCAACTGCATCCATGAAGAAGAAATTGATTGCAGAGGGCAAATTGGATAAGCATGGAAAGCCAAATGACAGCACTCCTAAAGAGTGGTTGAGAAATGTCGCGTTGCCAACTGGTGGGGATTCTATGGTTGCCAGCCTAGCAGCTTCTGCTGAACCTGCGGTGgtggaaaaggaaaaggaagatGGAGAGGGGCGCAAGCGCAAATTGGATGACAGCAGTGATAGCCCTGCTCCGGTTGTTGCTAAGAAAGCCAAGGTTGAGGAAGGTGAAGCTGAAGttgagaagaaagagaaaaagaagaagaaacataaGAAGAGTGAAGAGGATGCTGATGCTGAAACTGAAGAGAAGGTtgggaaggaaaaaaagaagaagaacaagGATAAGGTTGAAGCTTCTTCACCAGATACAGAGAAGtctgagaagaagaagaagaagaagagcaagGAGAGCGAGGAAACTCCTGTTGCTGTTAATGGTGCAGGGGATGATAAAagcgaaaagaaaaaaaagaagaaaaaaagcaaAGATGCAGTAGAGCCGTAG